In a single window of the Leptolyngbya ohadii IS1 genome:
- a CDS encoding IS3 family transposase has protein sequence MQRKQHSAEFKARVALEAIKGLKTVNELATEHGVHPTQIHQWKKQVLDELPGIFSARRAQSQKEQEDLTASLYQQIGQLKVELDWLKKNLVLPLDHKRQLVEPNHPDISVARQCELLDLARSSWYYKPVAVDPYELHLMNLIDAQYTKTPFYGIRRMTAWLRTQGERVNHKRVARMMRQMGIEAIYPRPRTTIPADNVRRYPYLLTGLTIDAPNLVWSTDITYIRLARGFVYLVAIIDWYSRYVLSWQLSNTMDVHFCLVALEQALQIGQPVIFNSDQGSQFTSQVFTSYLESRDIRISHDGKGRAFDNIFIERLWRSVKYEEVYLKDYSTVAVAIEELGNYFEVYNHQRLHQALNYQVPAAVHLSK, from the coding sequence ATGCAGCGAAAACAACACAGCGCGGAGTTCAAAGCCAGGGTCGCTCTGGAAGCGATCAAAGGACTGAAAACGGTGAATGAACTGGCAACCGAACATGGGGTGCACCCGACGCAAATCCACCAGTGGAAGAAACAAGTCCTCGACGAACTGCCCGGTATCTTCTCGGCGCGACGTGCCCAAAGCCAGAAGGAACAAGAGGACTTAACGGCGAGCTTGTATCAGCAGATTGGGCAACTCAAAGTTGAGTTGGACTGGTTGAAAAAAAATCTGGTATTGCCGCTCGACCATAAACGGCAATTAGTGGAGCCAAACCACCCGGATATCAGCGTGGCGCGTCAGTGTGAATTGCTCGATTTAGCGCGTTCCAGTTGGTACTACAAACCAGTTGCGGTAGACCCCTACGAGTTGCATCTGATGAATCTGATTGACGCTCAGTACACGAAGACCCCGTTTTATGGCATTCGTCGCATGACGGCGTGGCTGAGAACTCAAGGGGAAAGAGTCAACCACAAGCGAGTCGCAAGGATGATGCGGCAAATGGGCATCGAAGCGATTTATCCTCGTCCTCGCACCACGATTCCTGCTGATAACGTTCGTCGTTATCCTTACCTACTCACCGGACTGACGATTGATGCGCCGAATTTGGTCTGGAGTACCGACATTACCTATATCCGGCTTGCTAGAGGCTTTGTGTATCTGGTTGCGATCATCGATTGGTACAGCCGCTATGTCCTGTCGTGGCAATTGTCCAACACGATGGATGTCCACTTCTGTCTRGTGGCACTGGAACAAGCCTTACAAATCGGACAGCCTGTAATCTTCAACTCTGACCAAGGCAGTCAGTTCACAAGTCAAGTGTTCACGAGTTACCTGGAAAGCAGGGACATTCGGATTTCGCACGATGGCAAAGGACGAGCGTTTGACAACATCTTTATCGAACGGCTCTGGCGCAGTGTCAAATATGAAGAGGTGTATCTCAAGGATTATTCAACGGTCGCAGTCGCGATTGAGGAATTGGGGAATTACTTCGAGGTTTACAATCATCAGCGGTTACACCAAGCGTTGAATTATCAAGTGCCAGCAGCCGTGCATTTGAGTAAGTGA
- a CDS encoding cyclic nucleotide-binding domain-containing protein, giving the protein MTNSLLHEFTNSZIEWMLSVGKPIDLPAGVLLIDPNYAPESLYLLLEGELALCLTQNEAAGQPDAEDAHILEFDRLALGNLVGVIPFLEDCTAHLMVRSLTPAKVFALPRSAISEKLQSDSQFAAHFYRATVFLLMRQLTRLSQRIGCNVAQLSQMQLREASMVFAELQDSDLDWLIAVGQVRQFPGDMVLIQAGRPIDEMHLVLEGAVALNLSRDFSPLLLANPNVQEEELARLSRGDLVGELLAIDAFPSNVTVRTLRETEVLSIPKWRLKAKLLHDPDFAARFYRVLALLLANKQQAVIQQLGYDTSSNELNSQRLSQLALAEARFEWMLKRIGTQLNSGEAIQW; this is encoded by the coding sequence ATGACAAATTCGTTGCTCCATGAATTCACGAATTCCSAGATCGAGTGGATGCTTTCGGTCGGAAAGCCGATCGATCTACCCGCAGGAGTTCTACTCATCGATCCGAACTACGCACCTGAATCGCTTTATCTGCTTCTGGAAGGCGAGCTTGCCCTTTGTCTAACCCAGAATGAAGCCGCTGGTCAACCTGATGCAGAAGATGCCCACATTCTGGAATTCGATCGCCTTGCGCTGGGCAATCTGGTCGGGGTGATTCCCTTTCTAGAAGATTGCACGGCTCACTTGATGGTACGATCGCTCACGCCTGCAAAAGTCTTTGCTTTACCGCGATCGGCTATCAGTGAAAAGCTACAATCCGACTCGCAGTTTGCCGCGCATTTCTATCGGGCGACCGTCTTTCTCCTGATGCGGCAATTGACTAGACTAAGCCAGCGAATTGGATGTAATGTTGCCCAGTTAAGCCAGATGCAGTTGCGAGAAGCCTCAATGGTCTTTGCCGAACTTCAGGACAGCGATCTTGACTGGCTAATTGCCGTTGGACAGGTGCGGCAGTTTCCTGGAGATATGGTATTAATTCAGGCAGGCAGACCGATCGATGAGATGCACCTGGTGCTTGAGGGGGCTGTTGCGCTGAATTTGAGTCGGGACTTTTCACCGCTTTTGCTTGCAAATCCTAATGTTCAAGAAGAGGAACTTGCCCGACTGTCACGGGGCGATCTGGTGGGTGAACTGCTGGCGATCGATGCTTTTCCGTCTAACGTCACGGTGAGAACGCTGCGCGAAACGGAAGTTTTATCGATTCCCAAATGGCGACTGAAAGCGAAACTGCTGCATGATCCGGATTTTGCTGCCCGATTCTATCGCGTTCTTGCCCTACTGCTAGCAAACAAACAGCAAGCCGTCATTCAGCAACTCGGCTATGACACCAGCAGCAACGAGTTAAACAGTCAGCGATTATCGCAGCTTGCCCTCGCAGAAGCCCGATTTGAATGGATGCTGAAACGAATTGGAACACAGTTGAACAGTGGGGAGGCAATTCAATGGTGA
- a CDS encoding dynamin family protein — translation MLVLGEFKRGKSTFINAMLGDEILPAYARPCTAIINEVKWGETPTALLHSTSTDDMTATPQPVPVKELEQYVTIQDGMSEGEAIRSNPFEKVELLWPLDLCRNGALLHDERR, via the coding sequence GTGCTGGTTCTGGGCGAGTTTAAGCGCGGCAAAAGCACGTTCATTAATGCCATGCTGGGCGATGAAATTCTGCCCGCCTACGCTCGTCCCTGCACAGCGATTATTAACGAAGTCAAATGGGGCGAAACTCCGACTGCTCTGCTGCATTCGACCAGTACAGATGACATGACAGCAACGCCACAGCCGGTTCCGGTTAAGGAGCTAGAACAATATGTGACGATTCAAGACGGAATGAGCGAAGGAGAAGCGATTCGATCCAACCCTTTTGAAAAAGTTGAACTGCTCTGGCCGCTGGATTTATGCCGTAACGGGGCTTTGTTGCATGATGAGAGAAGGTGA
- a CDS encoding CTB family bacteriocin, with product MTNEMNNTVNEMNMASMESIEAGAIELSEQDLEAVSGGLNLSFGDVDSFFQQSGNFFSGKKLSVDQATFAGPNGSGTISSIDFQQVDSGAFQNIGIG from the coding sequence ATGACGAACGAAATGAACAACACCGTGAACGAGATGAATATGGCTTCTATGGAATCGATCGAAGCAGGTGCAATTGAACTATCGGAACAGGATCTAGAAGCGGTTTCCGGTGGTTTGAATCTGAGCTTTGGCGATGTCGATAGCTTCTTCCAGCAGTCCGGCAACTTCTTCTCCGGYAARAAACTGTCTGTGGATCAGGCAACCTTCGCGGGTCCGAACGGCAGCGGCACGATCTCCTCGATCGATTTCCAGCAAGTAGACAGCGGAGCCTTCCAGAATATCGGTATCGGCTAA
- a CDS encoding ABC transporter transmembrane domain-containing protein produces MLFTALLTGLLTRLQLQILRRLKIKLSMRMSSRFLWHLLYLPVSFYDQRFAGEISSRVQLNDRLANLLSGQLTTTVISCVMILFYGIVMLQYDVVLTMIXXLALSSLTYWQCS; encoded by the coding sequence ATGCTGTTTACGGCACTATTAACGGGACTCTTAACGCGATTACAGCTTCAGATTCTTCGTCGCTTAAAAATCAAATTGTCTATGCGGATGTCCAGCCGTTTCCTCTGGCATCTYCTYTATTTGCCTGTCAGCTTCTAYGACCAGCGATTTGCRGGAGAAATTAGCAGTCGGGTWCAGYTAAACGATCGCCTTGCCAAYCTSCTYTCTGGRCAACTCACCACGACCGTYATTTCCTGCGTCATGATTCTSTTCTACGGRATTGTGATGCTGCAATACGATGTCGTTCTCACGATGATTGNNKGGTTGGCTTTGTCGTCATTAACCTACTGGCAATGCAGCTAG
- a CDS encoding NHLP bacteriocin export ABC transporter permease/ATPase subunit, whose product MQAPEKIYPITEFHSLKSNEPLIFDNPDAVALVQTGSIALFALSRQTKGRRRYLFSVKAGELVFPVSLCDRNTPYQILALALEETELQQFSQEEFRQHLKEQPHREIDRLETWVHRLSSTLSGLTATKLPTPIASQGILEAGEVYQPPQGSIVWLRLLQGQAKLLGLPELDLTTQQGQIPFSTHLWLRAIDTIELDVCSKHEISSVDTLLNGLENLQQLVFTAIEQLEQQEFQQEWRRFQERQQLNQSAVTQTLDQFAGLFHEQRQKGGRAEEILPPDPETALLMAAGAVGRAMGITICPPAASEDLRRVRNPLEAIARASRIRMRRVTLRDDWWQKNSGALLAYTSENRRPVALLPVGETQYEVYDPLHGMRTKCDRTIAATLSPVAFTFYRSLPDEVKPLTLMKFALGGHWKELALVLLTGIAATLLGMVTPQATAILIDQAIPDANGTLLLQIALGLFSVALGTTLFQLTQSIALMRLEVFADSTTQAAVWDRLLKLQTSFFRQYAIGDLSARVSAISQIRQRLGNTILKSLFSGVFSFLNLGLLFYYSVPLALIATLVAAINIGVTIASGVFTLKKVRPLLDYQGKLSGVMVQMINGISKFRVAGAETRAFAYWGKQYRDQLKLTLGSQGIEDNLAVINSLLSAITPAVLFGCATMLLQQSQVNNGSFSTGTFLAFNAAFGTFIAGATSLSTIALDVIEVLPIWQRALPILEAQPEIDATKADPGRLSGQISVSNVVFRYRSDGALTLDDVSLRAEPGEFIALVGPSGSGKSTLFRLLLGFDLPESGTIAYDGQDLAGVDVNAVRRQLGVVLQNSRLMSGSIFENISSNAVITMEEAWEAARMAGLADDIGAMPMGMHTVVSEGGTNLSGGQRQRLLIARALALRPRILLFDEATSALDNKTQAIVSESLDRLKVTRIVVAHRLSTIRNADRIYVLQNGRLVQQGDFEQLATEEGLFRQLMQRQQL is encoded by the coding sequence ATGCAAGCCCCCGAAAAGATTTACCCGATCACAGAATTTCATTCGCTGAAAAGCAACGAGCCTTTAATCTTTGACAATCCCGATGCCGTAGCACTCGTCCAAACGGGATCGATCGCCCTATTTGCCCTCAGCCGTCAGACTAAAGGACGGAGACGCTATCTATTCAGCGTAAAAGCTGGAGAATTAGTATTTCCCGTTAGTCTTTGCGACCGCAACACGCCCTATCAAATCTTGGCACTCGCACTGGAAGAAACGGAGTTACAGCAGTTTTCCCAGGAGGAGTTTCGACAGCATCTCAAGGAACAGCCGCATAGGGAGATCGATCGCCTGGAAACCTGGGTTCATCGCCTCAGTTCTACTCTATCTGGTCTAACAGCGACAAAGCTTCCCACCCCGATCGCATCACAGGGCATTTTAGAGGCGGGAGAAGTCTATCAGCCACCGCAAGGATCGATCGTCTGGCTGCGTTTGCTTCAGGGTCAGGCAAAACTGCTGGGATTACCGGAGTTAGATCTGACTACACAACAGGGACAAATCCCCTTTAGCACGCACCTTTGGCTAAGGGCGATTGACACTATAGAACTTGATGTTTGCTCAAAGCATGAAATCAGTTCTGTTGATACATTGCTGAATGGTCTGGAGAATTTACAGCAGCTTGTATTTACAGCGATCGAGCAATTAGAACAGCAGGAATTTCAGCAGGAATGGAGACGATTTCAGGAACGACAACAGCTTAATCAGTCAGCCGTGACTCAAACGCTGGATCAGTTTGCGGGATTGTTTCACGAACAGCGTCAGAAAGGCGGTCGCGCCGAGGAAATTCTACCTCCCGATCCTGAAACGGCTCTCCTCATGGCAGCCGGGGCAGTCGGTCGAGCAATGGGAATTACGATTTGTCCGCCTGCGGCTTCAGAAGATTTGCGGCGAGTACGAAATCCCCTGGAAGCGATCGCACGAGCATCGCGAATTCGGATGCGGCGAGTGACTTTACGGGATGACTGGTGGCAGAAAAATTCTGGCGCACTGCTGGCTTATACAAGCGAAAATCGCCGCCCCGTTGCCCTCTTGCCTGTCGGTGAAACGCAATACGAAGTCTATGATCCGCTGCATGGAATGCGAACGAAATGCGATCGCACAATTGCCGCTACCCTCTCTCCTGTTGCGTTTACGTTCTATCGATCGCTCCCTGATGAAGTCAAACCGCTGACGCTGATGAAATTTGCGCTAGGAGGACACTGGAAAGAACTGGCGCTCGTCCTCCTGACTGGAATAGCGGCAACGCTGTTGGGTATGGTGACACCACAGGCAACGGCAATCCTGATCGATCAGGCAATTCCTGACGCGAATGGAACCTTACTGCTGCAAATTGCCCTTGGACTTTTCTCAGTGGCACTGGGAACGACGCTGTTTCAGCTTACTCAGTCGATCGCCCTGATGCGGTTGGAAGTCTTCGCGGATTCTACAACTCAGGCAGCAGTGTGGGATCGATTGCTGAAGCTGCAAACCTCCTTCTTTCGCCAGTATGCGATCGGCGATCTGAGTGCGCGGGTGTCTGCGATCAGCCAGATTCGACAACGGTTAGGCAATACCATTTTGAAAAGCCTCTTTTCGGGGGTCTTCTCATTCCTCAATCTGGGACTGCTGTTTTACTACAGTGTGCCGCTGGCACTGATTGCGACGCTGGTAGCCGCGATTAATATTGGTGTGACGATCGCCTCTGGTGTATTCACCCTCAAAAAAGTCAGACCGCTGCTTGACTATCAGGGCAAACTATCCGGCGTGATGGTGCAGATGATTAACGGCATATCTAAGTTTCGTGTCGCGGGAGCGGAAACTAGAGCCTTTGCCTACTGGGGCAAGCAATATCGGGATCAGTTAAAGCTGACGCTGGGTTCTCAGGGCATTGAGGATAACCTTGCTGTTATCAACAGCTTACTCTCTGCCATCACTCCGGCTGTCCTGTTTGGCTGTGCGACGATGTTACTTCAGCAGTCCCAAGTCAATAACGGCAGTTTCTCCACGGGGACATTTCTCGCGTTCAATGCCGCATTCGGCACATTTATCGCAGGCGCAACCAGTCTTAGCACGATCGCCTTGGATGTCATTGAAGTATTACCGATCTGGCAGCGTGCCCTGCCGATTCTGGAGGCGCAACCGGAAATTGATGCCACGAAAGCCGATCCGGGTCGCTTGTCCGGTCAAATTTCTGTTAGCAATGTGGTTTTCCGCTATCGCAGCGATGGGGCATTAACGCTCGATGATGTCAGCCTTCGGGCAGAGCCAGGAGAATTTATTGCGCTGGTGGGTCCGTCAGGCAGCGGTAAATCTACGCTGTTTCGATTGCTCCTGGGCTTTGATTTGCCGGAATCGGGAACGATCGCCTATGACGGTCAGGATTTAGCCGGAGTGGATGTGAATGCGGTGCGGCGACAGTTGGGGGTGGTGCTGCAAAATAGCCGCCTCATGTCCGGCTCAATTTTCGAGAATATCTCCAGCAATGCCGTGATCACAATGGAGGAAGCCTGGGAAGCGGCACGGATGGCAGGCTTGGCGGACGATATTGGGGCAATGCCGATGGGAATGCACACGGTCGTCAGTGAAGGCGGCACCAATTTATCGGGCGGACAGCGACAGCGATTGTTAATTGCTCGCGCATTGGCACTCCGTCCCCGCATTCTCCTCTTCGACGAAGCCACCAGTGCATTAGATAACAAGACTCAGGCGATCGTCAGTGAAAGTCTCGATCGCTTAAAAGTGACCCGCATTGTCGTGGCACACCGACTCAGCACGATTCGCAATGCCGATCGCATTTACGTTCTGCAAAATGGGCGACTGGTGCAGCAGGGCGATTTTGAGCAGCTTGCAACCGAGGAAGGACTGTTTCGGCAACTGATGCAGCGACAGCAGCTATGA
- a CDS encoding transposase: IDEPIEQVSTDGAYDHRHCYDEIAAQGAKAVIPPRQDAVIWQHGNCKGNPHPRDENLRHIRKHGRKRWKQDSGYHRRSIAETTMFRLKTILGGNLSARKFDNQAVELFIKCAALNRMIQIAKPNSYKVEA; this comes from the coding sequence CATTGATGAGCCGATAGAACAAGTCTCAACTGATGGGGCATATGACCATCGTCATTGCTATGACGAGATTGCCGCCCAAGGAGCCAAAGCGGTGATTCCGCCGCGCCAGGATGCGGTGATTTGGCAGCATGGCAATTGCAAGGGCAATCCGCATCCGCGTGACGAGAACCTGCGCCATATCCGCAAGCATGGACGCAAGCGTTGGAAACAGGATTCGGGCTATCATCGTCGCTCAATTGCAGAAACCACAATGTTTCGGCTGAAGACCATTTTGGGTGGTAATCTGAGTGCGCGTAAATTTGACAACCAGGCGGTGGAACTGTTCATCAAATGTGCTGCACTGAACCGTATGATCCAGATCGCCAAGCCCAATAGCTACAAAGTTGAAGCTTAA
- a CDS encoding dynamin family protein, with product MVAEFAQLEQRRRRPGFRLAIVGEFSRGKSTLINRLLEREVLPVGAVPTTATLTAILPDTVDEMQVNPGLPQVETRPLALSSWNDLLAVDPSGHDREVLTPVRXXXDHAWLRSLDVELIDTPGAGDLSEQRAALITDLLSQCDAAVLVVSGTLPFSLTEKSFLEEKVIGQHVPQLLVVVSKLDTIDLEERAAVFRTLQERIAQVPPAIPILPAHPIDAATSETEILAAXXRXXELMAAQDDRRDWRDRQIAGQLTDCLHQMAKIGTXXXAATSLNRAEQQCQLQQLESELQSADLTWEQLRLTLDQRXLKRDQQLRLHILEVRXXXSRXAEARTGAYFGTKSLVAAGSAFPGAARTPDRQPQVRGVSAKGDRSGCRVVG from the coding sequence ATGGTTGCGGAATTCGCTCAGCTAGAACAGCGTCGCCGCAGACCAGGGTTTCGGTTAGCGATCGTTGGCGAGTTTAGTCGAGGTAAAAGCACGCTAATTAACCGCCTACTAGAGCGAGAGGTTCTGCCGGTTGGCGCAGTTCCAACGACCGCAACACTGACAGCAATCCTGCCGGACACAGTGGATGAGATGCAGGTTAATCCTGGGTTGCCACAAGTCGAAACCCGTCCGCTGGCGTTATCGTCCTGGAACGATTTGCTTGCCGTTGATCCCTCTGGACACGATCGCGAGGTTTTAACGCCAGTCCGAAKNAYGYTTGATCATGCCTGGCTGCGATCGCTGGACGTGGAGCTAATCGATACCCCCGGAGCCGGAGATTTGAGTGAACAGCGAGCAGCCTTAATCACTGACCTTCTCAGCCAGTGCGATGCAGCAGTGCTGGTGGTCAGCGGCACGTTGCCCTTCAGTCTGACAGAAAAAAGCTTTTTAGAGGAAAAGGTGATTGGGCAGCACGTCCCGCAGTTGCTGGTGGTCGTGTCGAAACTTGATACGATCGATTTAGAAGAAAGGGCGGCTGTTTTCAGGACGTTGCAGGAGCGAATCGCTCAGGTACCACCTGCAATTCCCATTCTTCCTGCCCATCCGATCGACGCTGCCACTTCTGAAACGGAAATTCTTGCTGCAWWWSSTCGTCWSWWWGAGTTAATGGCGGCTCAAGACGATCGCCGCGACTGGCGAGACCGCCAGATTGCTGGACAGCTTACGGACTGCCTGCATCAAATGGCAAAAATTGGCACGGRGRCWGWNGCCGCCACAAGTCTGAACAGAGCAGAACAACAGTGCCAACTCCAGCAGCTTGAGTCTGAACTACAGTCCGCCGATTTAACCTGGGAACAGTTGCGCCTGACGCTCGATCAGCGTCKMCTGAAACGGGATCAGCAGTTGAGGCTGCACATCCTGGAAGTGCGCYNARGAKCYTCKAGANGGGCTGAAGCTAGAACTGGAGCGTACTTTGGAACCAAAAGTCTGGTGGCAGCGGGATCTGCCTTTCCGGGTGCGGCGAGAACTCCTGACCGTCAGCCGCAAGTCAGAGGAGTTTCTGCTAAAGGCGATCGCTCAGGATGTCGAGTGGTTGGATAG